DNA from Deltaproteobacteria bacterium:
CAAGAGCGTGAGCCTTGCAAAGATCCTCGAGGCCATGCGCCAGCTCTCGCTTCGAAGGGGCGAGGACCACGAGCCCATAAGCGAGGTTCCGGCGGCGTTCCTGAAGACCGCGCCGGCCCAGGCCCTCGTCTGCGGCTTCAGGAAGTTCGTGAGCTGAGGGGCCGGCCGCCCCGTAGAGGCCGCCGCGGACAGGATCGCCCGGAGCCCCCCGGCCTGCTCCGCCGAGGGAGTCTTTCTGAAAGAGGACCAGGGACCCACGTTACCCCGGCACAACGAAACGGCACATAGATGAAGATACCATACTACCCGGGCTGTACGCTCAACAGCTACGCCAGGCACTTCGACATGGCCGCCCGCGAGGCGTCGCGCAGGGTCGGCTTCGAGATGGCGGAGCTCTTGCAGTGGAACTGCTGCGGAGCGACCTTTCCGCTCACGCCCGACAACGTCATGGGGCTCACGGCGCCGGTGAAGGTGCTGGCCAACGCCAGAAGCGACGGGGCCGGGGAGCTCGTGACCCTCTGCTCGGTCTGCTATAACGTCCTCAAGCGCACCAACAAGGTCATGCGCGAGGACCGCGAGCGCCGCGACATTGTCAACGGCTTCATAGAGGAGAGCTACGACGGCGGGCTCGACGTGCTCCACTACTTCGAGGTCCTGCGCGACCGGGTGGGGTTTGAGAGGGTGAAGGAGGCCGTGACCCTGCCTCTCAAGGGCCTCAGGGCGGCGGCCTACTACGGCTGCATGCTGCTTCGGCCCTTCGAGGACATGGGCATAGACGACGCCGAGGCGCCGACGGTCTTCGAGGACCTGCTCGCCGCCATGGGCGCCGAGCCCGTCTCCTTCTCGAACAGGATAGAGTGTTGCGGGGCCCACCAGGCCATGGAGAGGGAGGCCATAGTGGTCAAGCTCTCCGGCAGGGTCCTCACCCAGGCCGCCGAGCTCGGCGCCGAGGTGGTGGTGACGAGCTGTCCGCTCTGCCAGTACAACCTCGAAAAGAGCCAGAAGAAGGTGGCCGAGCAGACGCCCGGCTTCACCCCCATGCCGGTCGTCTACTTCACGCAGCTTCTCGCCCTGTCCGTTGGCGTGGCCGGAGAGGACCTAGGACTCGAACACAACGCCTGGGACGCAAGGCCGCTCCTCAGGGAGAAGGGGGTGCTGTGAGGGGCGCCGGAGAAGGGGCGGTCGCGGTCAGGGAAGCCCATGAGCCGCGCTGCTTCGTCCCCCCGCAACGACGGGCCCAGGGGAGCGCCGTCATAACGAGGGAAACTCTGATTCATTGCACTGAGGGAACCTTTTTGTAAAGGGTCGCAGACCCACGGGTCACAGACCCCCGGCTCCCTCAGACTCCCTCCAAAAACTACGAGTTGGTTTCCCCCTGTTTTGCCTGGCAAAACAGGGGGAAACCAACTCGCATTGAAAGTCTTTGAAGGGGGGCTGGGGGAAACTTTCTACAGAAAGTTTCCCCCAGGGTAATTGATCGGAGCTTCCCAAGAGAAGAGGTGCATCATGCCGAGGATAGGCGTATTCGTCTGCCAGTGCGGCAACAACATAGCCTCCACCGTGGACACGGCCGAGGTCGCCGAGGAGATCAAGAAGATACCCGGCGTGGTCTACACCGGGGACTATAAGTTCATGTGCTCGGCCCCTGGACAGGAGACACTGCGCGAGATAGTCAAGAAGCACCGCCTCGACGGCGTCGTCGTCTCGGCCTGCTCGCCGCACATGCACGAGAAGACCTTCCGCAAGGCCTGCGAGAAGGCGGGACTCAACCCCTACCTCTGCGAGATTACCAACATACGCGAGCAGTGCTCCTGGGTCCACCACGACAAGACGAAGAAGACGGGCACCGTAAAGAGCATAGACCTTACGCGCATGACCGTCGAGCGGCTCAAGAAGAACAGGGCGCTCACCAAGATAAGGATACCGGTCAACAAGCGGGCCCTCGTCATAGGGGGAGGCATCGCCGGCATCCAGGCGGCCCTCGACATAGCCGAGGGGGGGCGCGAGGTCATACTGGTGGAGAAGGAGCCCTCCATAGGCGGCAACATGGCGCGGCTCTCCGAGACCTTCCCGACCATGGACTGCTCGCAGTGCATACTCACGCCCAAGATGGTCGAGGCCGAGCTCCACGAGAAGATAAGGATCTACACCTACTCGGAGGTCGAGAAGGTGGAGGGCTACATAGGGAACTTCTCGGTGCGGATTCGCCGCAAGGCCAAGTACGTGGACGAGGAGCTCTGCACGGGCTGCGGCGAGTGCGTCGAGAAGTGCCCGTTCAAGGCCGCAAGCGAGTTCGAGCTGGGGCTGAACAAGCGTAAGGTCATATACACGCCCTTTCCCCAGGCCGTGCCCAACATTCCGGTCATCGACGCGCCCAACTGTCCGAAGATACAGAAGGACAAGTGCGGGGCCTGCGCCAAGGTCTGCGGACCCAAGGCCATAGACTACTCGCAGACCGACGAGTTCGTCACCGAGGAGGTGGGCGCCGTCGTCGTGGCCACGGGCTACGAGCTCATGCCCAACGAGCGCTTCGGCGAGTACGGCTACGGCAGGATAAAGGACGTCATAAGCGGTCTCCAGTTCGAGCGGCTCGCCTCGTCGTCGGGACCGACGGGCGGAGAGATAAGGCGTCCCTCGGACGGCAGGGTCCCGGAGAGCGTCGTCTTCATCCAGTGCGTGGGCTCGCGCGACGAGGCCAGAGGTGTATCCTACTGCTCCAAGATCTGCTGCATGTACACGGCCAAGCACACCATGCTCTACAAGCACAAGGTCCACCACGGCCGCTCCTACGTCTTCTACATGGACATACGTTCGGGCGGCAAGCGCTACGAGGAGTTCGTGCGCGGCGCCATCGAGAATGAGGGGGCCGTCTACCTGCGCGGCCGTGTTTCGCGCGTCTACGAGCGGGGCGGCAAGGTCGTGGTGCAGGGAGCCGACACGCTGAGCGGCTCGCAGGTGGAGATCGAGGCCGACATGGTCGTTCTCGCAACGGCCATGGTTGCCCGCAGCGGCGCGGACCAGCTCGCCCAGCGCCTCGGCATCGGCTACGACAGGCACCGCTTCTACAACGAGTACCACCCCAAGCTCCGCCCCGTCGAGACGGTGACGGCGGGCATCTTCCTGGCCGGCACCTGCATGGGGCCCATGGACATACCGGACTCGGTGAGCCAGGGCTCGGCGGCGGCGAGCAAGGTGCTCTCGCTCTTCTCGGCCGACGAGATGGCCCGCGAACCCATAACGGCCAGGGTCAACGCCATGACCTGCAACGCCTGCTGGGACTGCGTGGTAGCCTGCCCCTATTCGGCCATAGAGAAAAAAGAGATAAAGAACCGCCGGGGCGAGACCGTGCGGCGGGTGGCCGAGGGGAAC
Protein-coding regions in this window:
- a CDS encoding disulfide reductase, which produces MKIPYYPGCTLNSYARHFDMAAREASRRVGFEMAELLQWNCCGATFPLTPDNVMGLTAPVKVLANARSDGAGELVTLCSVCYNVLKRTNKVMREDRERRDIVNGFIEESYDGGLDVLHYFEVLRDRVGFERVKEAVTLPLKGLRAAAYYGCMLLRPFEDMGIDDAEAPTVFEDLLAAMGAEPVSFSNRIECCGAHQAMEREAIVVKLSGRVLTQAAELGAEVVVTSCPLCQYNLEKSQKKVAEQTPGFTPMPVVYFTQLLALSVGVAGEDLGLEHNAWDARPLLREKGVL
- a CDS encoding CoB--CoM heterodisulfide reductase iron-sulfur subunit A family protein; amino-acid sequence: MPRIGVFVCQCGNNIASTVDTAEVAEEIKKIPGVVYTGDYKFMCSAPGQETLREIVKKHRLDGVVVSACSPHMHEKTFRKACEKAGLNPYLCEITNIREQCSWVHHDKTKKTGTVKSIDLTRMTVERLKKNRALTKIRIPVNKRALVIGGGIAGIQAALDIAEGGREVILVEKEPSIGGNMARLSETFPTMDCSQCILTPKMVEAELHEKIRIYTYSEVEKVEGYIGNFSVRIRRKAKYVDEELCTGCGECVEKCPFKAASEFELGLNKRKVIYTPFPQAVPNIPVIDAPNCPKIQKDKCGACAKVCGPKAIDYSQTDEFVTEEVGAVVVATGYELMPNERFGEYGYGRIKDVISGLQFERLASSSGPTGGEIRRPSDGRVPESVVFIQCVGSRDEARGVSYCSKICCMYTAKHTMLYKHKVHHGRSYVFYMDIRSGGKRYEEFVRGAIENEGAVYLRGRVSRVYERGGKVVVQGADTLSGSQVEIEADMVVLATAMVARSGADQLAQRLGIGYDRHRFYNEYHPKLRPVETVTAGIFLAGTCMGPMDIPDSVSQGSAAASKVLSLFSADEMAREPITARVNAMTCNACWDCVVACPYSAIEKKEIKNRRGETVRRVAEGNEGVCQGCGVCVAACRSKTIDLDGYRDEQVYAAINAF